In the Populus trichocarpa isolate Nisqually-1 chromosome 1, P.trichocarpa_v4.1, whole genome shotgun sequence genome, ttttgtttataCATATACCAAGTGCCCGGCGTtggttatataaataaaatccatCTACTTAAATCCAATTATGATTTgaaattgctttttatttaatattccaATTTTTCCATCTATTTAAAATGCAATCCACCTTGCTGCCATTGAACTGGTTTGTTCagcaaattaatctaaaaaagatttgaagtGCGAGCCCGAGATTTTCTCAATCGCGAGGCTAGCTGCTAAGATCATTGGTGAATAATTCGTTGAAAACAACTGGATCGTGAAATAAACTACAATTAATACCCTTGTTCTCAGTTAACGTAACATGCCAAATTAAGCAATCGATGAAGATGAGAGAAATGGCCATGAAACGGGCGTGCCAGTACTCTACATACATATAGCAAAAACTAGAGAGCTTGGTTATATGACGTAGAAACGCTAGGAAAGAGTGTTTTATTGCTGCTGTTACAATCACACGCACCACTTACAGCCAATCTCAAAGTCTAATCAACGAAGCAAATTAAGTTTGCTTTGGAACGACCTTAGCAGGCATTACAGATGGTGCTGGTGGCGACGGAGTGGTGGGATCGGCAGCTTTGTCGCAGTATCCCTCAAGAATTTGTCCCTCTTCAGCTGTAAACCCGAGTGTGTCAATCATGTTAGGCCAGCAATGTTCACCGATGGTCCTCAAGGCCTGGCAACAGCTACGACCAAGCTGAGTCTCGCCGTTCAGGAAGAAAAGAATAATCTCCCCTGAACATGCTTGTAGTTGCACCAAAGAGTCCCAGCAATTATTCTGTGAGTCTCCGTCTAGTTTTAAGCGAGCCATGAGGTTTGAGACTGAGGCCGATGGTCGTGCCCTGGCCTTGTAGCAGTCCAAGCTGCTGCATGCCAAGAAAGCAATGAAAAGAGAGAGCTTAAGGTTAAAAGCCATTAATTTCGTGCGTAATACTGTAGCAAGAGAGCAGTATTTGGTCAGGTAACGTGTGATTGAGATTGTTGTAGATTGCTGAGTGATTTATACAGGGATCGATGGACATGGCGTCCAATTAATTTGAACGTTATATTACTTGAAAGTGAGGAGGCTGCAAATTAATGAGAGAACGTGGGGGAGGAAATGGAAAGACCAGAAGACAATAACCATCCATGAAGTTTATAACTATTTATGGCAACTAAATCAGATTATTCAGTAACTGGCCATAATTAAAGAAACATTAGCAAGCAAGCTAGCAAGCTAGCTATGAAAGGATAAGATTGTCTAATGAATCGTCTGCTTAACAAGTGTTTTCTCTGTCCTTTTCTATGGTTTGTGCTCAGCGTTCTGCATGCTAGTTTCGATATAATATGCTCTCGTAATTTGGTATTACGTTCTAAACaggttttgttaaaatttaaatatttttttattttaaatcatttatacTATATTCAGGCTTTGAATGTTAATTAAGTCTGTTCTAGTAGCGAAAGACTACCAAATGTGTGATTGGCTCCCAtggtttttcttcctcttcttcctttctttccaGGAAAAACAAAAGCTGATTGCATGGCTGTCCGATGAAAtggtggttttttgtttttcttctttgggAGCATTTTATATCGTAGTAACTTCTGCTtaaccatagaaaaaaaaacatttgtttggATTGTCAAATAGCTTCTGATTTTTTCATCAGGTTTATACATAATTACGTTTCAAAtcttagttttataaaaattaaaataattttattcatgtacacctgcttttcatttattttaaatataaaaattcatctcATGCACGTCAGTCTAAccaaacttatatttttaaaatctatttttaaaaaaaaatcacaattaaaagtatttttcttaaacctatttttttaattataactgcaaaaactatcataatatcaaacaaatactAGATGGTAAAAACtactcttatttttataatatttaatagatattttttatatatttctaatacataaattttaatattacttatcaaattacaatattttatttttagaaattgaataattttgtatacagcttgataaatttaaaattaaaaactatcttttttgatttattattgccttaaaacaaaagaaaaacctatAATAAACAACTACATATActttaataatttgaaataattttattagtattcatttttattggcttgcttttaattaatacttttagagttttgttagttaaaatcaaatatcaatatattattaaatacaatattcagtactaaaaatactaataaaactACTTATACTAGTAAAAATGAAtactaataaaattacttatactaaactaaataggaaaacaaaatcaccattaaaaaaaaatctaaactaaataggaatgaaaataaataacttaaaaaataaatactgcaAAAACTATcctaatatcaaacaaatactAGATGGTAAAAACtactcttatttttataatatttaatagatattttttatatatttctaatacataaattttaatattacttatcaaattacaatattttatttttagaaattgaataattttgtatacagcttgataaatttataattaaaaactatcttgtttgatttattattgtcttaaaacaaaagaaaaacctatAATAAACAACTGCATATActttaataatttgaaataattttattagtattcatttttattggcttgcttttaaatacttttagagttttgttagttaaaatcaaatatcaatatattattaaatacaatattcagtactaaaaatactaataaaactACTTATACTAGTAAAAATGAAtactaataaaattacttataCTAGTACTCTGCTAAAATACAAGATAAACATCCTTATTTGTACTAGTTGTAggtttatcttgaaaaaaaaaatctcaataaataacTATAGATTTATTATagaattcataat is a window encoding:
- the LOC18095284 gene encoding egg cell-secreted protein 1.1 — protein: MAFNLKLSLFIAFLACSSLDCYKARARPSASVSNLMARLKLDGDSQNNCWDSLVQLQACSGEIILFFLNGETQLGRSCCQALRTIGEHCWPNMIDTLGFTAEEGQILEGYCDKAADPTTPSPPAPSVMPAKVVPKQT